The Deltaproteobacteria bacterium genomic sequence CCGACCCCCCCCCCACTGGAGGCCTCCCGTCCTTGTACGAGTCATCCACCTGGTACTCCGAGCGCATGGGCCGCGAGGCAACCCTCAACCGTTGGGGGGTGCTGGGGCAGCCGGTCCTGGTCTTCCCCACGGCCGGGGGTGACGCCGGCGAGATCGACCGCTTCCTCCTCATCCGGGCCCTCGAGCCCCTGCTCGCCGCCGGCCGGATCAAGATCTACTCCTGCGACAGCGTCGCCGGGCGCGCCTGGATCCAGCAGGAGGGCAGCCCCGGCCACCGCATGTGGCTCCTCGACCAGTTCCACCAGTACGTGAAGCACGAGGTGGTCCCGGCCATCCGCGCCGACTGCCGCAGCGACGACATCCCGATCTGGAGCGCCGGCGCCTCCATCGGCGCCTTCCACGCGGTGGCCATGGTCTGCCGCTTCCCCGACCTCTTCCACCGGGCCCTGGGCATGAGCGGGACCTACGACCTCATGCGCTTCATCGAGGTGGACCACTTCGACGAGCACTTCTTCGTCTCCTCGCCCCTCCACTTCCTCCATACCCTGGAGGGGCTGCACCTGGACGTGCTGCGGGAGCGCTTCATCCTCCTGGCCTCCGGCGCGGGCCGGGCGGAGAACATGGGCGAGAGCTGGAACCTGGCCCACGTGCTGGGCAGCCACGGGGTGCCCAACCGCGTGGACGCCTGGGGCGCGGACTGGCACCACGACTGGCCCACCTGGCGGGCCATGCTGCCGGAGTACCTGGACGACTGGACGTCTTGAAGTACCGCTGCGCTCCGCCGGCGCCTGGCCGGCGGGCCAGGATAGCGCCGGCTGGGCGCGCTTCTGCCGGGGTTCAGGGCAGCATGCCGGCCGCGTAGGCGCAGCGCGCCTCCGGATCGTCGCCCTTGGCCTGCTGGAGCATCTGCATCGTCTTCTTGCAGAGCGGCGAGAGCTGCTCGGCGCCGAGCACGTCGAAGCAGCGGGTCTGCAGCTCGTCGGCCAGCAGCTTGCACTTCGGGCCGGCCGAGCCCGCCGGGCGCATCTTCGCGTCGGCCTTGGCCCGCTGCTCGCGCAGGGTCTCGGTCTTCACCTCGCAGGTGCCCTCGACGTTCCACTGCCGGCTCGAGCCGACCTCGAAGAGGTTGCCCGCCGCCTTGGCGCGGTTGACGTCGATGGCGACGACCTTGCCGTAGCAGTTCACGTCGAGGCCCCGCTCGATCCAGTCCCGGCAGGCCGCGGCGGTCTCGTCGACCAGGGTGCGGCAGCCGGTGCCGGGATCGACCGCGGATTCACCGGCGGCGCCGCGCGACGGATCGGCCGCCTTGGCGTCGGCCTGCACCTTCGTCCCGGTCCGGGAGGTCACGTGATCGGAGGCGTGGGTGGAGAAGGGGACGGCCAGGGCCGCCAGAATGATCAAGGAAGAGAATCGAGGTGTATTCATGACGCACTGCATAACAAATCGAGCAGGCGTCTGACAGGACCTTTTTCGGGGGAAGCTCGGTGCAGATCGCACCTTCTCCCTCCGGATGGGGGGCACCCTCAGGCCGTGGGCGGCACGTCGACGAGCTCCGGCGCCGGGGGCTCGCCCCCGAGGAAGCGGCGGGCGACCTCACCGAAGGCGTCGGGCAGGTCGGTGACGAAGCAGCGGTGCTCGGTGGACTCCTCGCTCCCGCGGCTGCCGATCTCACCGAGGGCGGTCTTCACCTCGGCGGCCACGGCGTGGGCCGAGTCCACCAGGCGGACCGTGGGGCCCACGGCCTCGGCGATGGCCGGGGCCAGGAGCGGATAGTGGGT encodes the following:
- a CDS encoding alpha/beta hydrolase-fold protein yields the protein MYESSTWYSERMGREATLNRWGVLGQPVLVFPTAGGDAGEIDRFLLIRALEPLLAAGRIKIYSCDSVAGRAWIQQEGSPGHRMWLLDQFHQYVKHEVVPAIRADCRSDDIPIWSAGASIGAFHAVAMVCRFPDLFHRALGMSGTYDLMRFIEVDHFDEHFFVSSPLHFLHTLEGLHLDVLRERFILLASGAGRAENMGESWNLAHVLGSHGVPNRVDAWGADWHHDWPTWRAMLPEYLDDWTS